The following are encoded in a window of Candidatus Poribacteria bacterium genomic DNA:
- a CDS encoding FtsX-like permease family protein, whose protein sequence is MRIIEAVSVGISAIRSNKMRSLLTMLGIIIGVASVLAMIAIGDGAKAIVRQDAQKLGGANQFFVFRSSYKRVNNRWVRIRSNEYLKYEDVLAIEAECPTVSAATPQIWNWGGVLIQASGGSEVRAGWNGVDATYDTAMDWDVKEGRFITDEDVKNASKVCVLGGEVATALFGDKSPLGQEIKIARNSGYYNRWGQKEGRRYTERFTVVGTFVPRGTSLRFGVSFDNLAFIPISTIQDRFTGNDRIPNITVYAHTVKDVPKAVEEVKTVIRKRHRNQDDFIRIFEMHAGMAQLEKISKIIKITLGSIAGFSLLVGGIGIMNMMLVAVTERTREIGLRKAHGAKSLDILLQFLIEAVVMCGVGGAIGIGLGILAGEGMAMLAVNIVKIVPEWPAVISLQWILISVSVSAIIGISFGLYPAIKASSLTPIEALRKD, encoded by the coding sequence ATGCGTATAATTGAGGCGGTATCCGTCGGAATTTCTGCGATCCGTAGCAACAAAATGCGTTCATTGCTGACGATGCTCGGCATTATCATCGGAGTCGCTTCGGTATTAGCGATGATAGCGATTGGTGATGGTGCCAAGGCGATTGTCCGGCAAGACGCACAAAAGTTAGGTGGCGCAAATCAGTTCTTTGTGTTCCGGAGTTCGTACAAGCGTGTAAACAATCGCTGGGTCCGTATCCGCAGCAATGAATATTTGAAATATGAAGATGTTTTAGCAATCGAGGCGGAATGCCCGACTGTTAGTGCAGCCACACCACAAATCTGGAACTGGGGCGGCGTGCTCATCCAAGCTTCAGGCGGCTCTGAGGTTCGTGCAGGCTGGAACGGCGTGGATGCCACCTATGACACTGCAATGGACTGGGACGTTAAAGAGGGACGTTTTATTACGGATGAGGACGTTAAAAACGCATCAAAAGTCTGTGTGCTTGGAGGTGAGGTCGCGACCGCCTTGTTCGGTGATAAATCCCCGTTGGGACAGGAAATTAAAATCGCACGCAACAGCGGCTATTACAACCGGTGGGGACAAAAAGAGGGTAGACGCTACACGGAACGCTTTACGGTTGTTGGAACATTCGTGCCACGAGGCACAAGTCTCCGGTTCGGTGTCAGTTTCGACAACCTCGCCTTCATTCCCATATCTACTATACAAGATCGTTTCACCGGCAATGATCGGATTCCGAACATTACCGTCTATGCCCACACCGTCAAGGATGTACCTAAGGCGGTTGAAGAAGTCAAAACCGTCATTCGGAAACGTCACAGGAACCAAGACGACTTCATCAGAATCTTTGAAATGCACGCCGGTATGGCGCAATTAGAGAAAATCAGTAAAATCATAAAAATCACCTTAGGCAGCATCGCCGGATTCTCGCTCCTCGTCGGCGGTATCGGGATTATGAACATGATGTTAGTCGCTGTCACCGAACGCACTCGTGAAATTGGACTTCGGAAGGCACACGGTGCAAAATCTCTGGATATCCTACTTCAGTTCCTCATAGAGGCGGTGGTTATGTGTGGTGTCGGCGGTGCAATCGGCATTGGGTTGGGCATTCTCGCGGGTGAAGGCATGGCGATGCTCGCCGTCAACATCGTCAAAATTGTGCCTGAATGGCCCGCTGTTATCTCCTTGCAGTGGATACTGATTTCGGTATCCGTTTCAGCGATAATCGGCATCTCCTTTGGTCTGTATCCCGCCATAAAAGCATCGTCGCTTACCCCGATTGAAGCCCTTCGCAAAGATTAA
- the dnaN gene encoding DNA polymerase III subunit beta translates to MRNDDTVLIQRILTGDETAFASLVRKYQKRVHTLAWRKIGDFHIAEDITQETFLQVYQKLGTLEDPARFSRWLYVIADRLCIAWLRRNHRHTEPLQDADISEIEIEVYSRYIATEYEKTFAEARRDLVEKLLAKLRETNRTVITLHYLEGMTYTEMGEFLGVSENTIKSRLRRARQQLKKYAFMIPEALDITIVSGYRSQKRLNGDFGMKLTFQRDELLSSLQMLQGVASGQDTAPMPSNVLIHAEGSTIECMAADTEIGIRRRVEGTIKEEGTITLPAQTLRDIVKAWPAEKPIDLATTTDDRVEITCGNDLYKIVELADEEFPQLPSVDDGALVIDGETLRSVLHKTEFAASTEKVRRTFLNGLYFNLFEDRTEVVGCDGKQIAVAQCEPFRLSEDNDGFIVPLKAVKGIERTFADSSEVRISRVANQILFADARATLTARLVDAEYPKYEKVFPEAPEMRIVVQKEPMLRAIQRMSPFLDPKCPAVCLEIDEQQIRMSPRGSDPDERHETLAVESSTGSIRIGFDTRLLIETLRHIETESLMMEFSGELEPMTVTPLGEEGHICLIMPMSLDWVRKDISASSCR, encoded by the coding sequence ATGAGAAACGACGATACTGTGTTGATCCAACGAATCCTCACCGGTGATGAAACTGCCTTTGCGAGTTTGGTTAGAAAGTACCAGAAACGGGTTCACACACTCGCATGGCGGAAAATTGGGGATTTCCATATCGCCGAGGACATTACGCAGGAAACCTTCCTGCAAGTCTATCAGAAATTGGGAACTCTGGAAGATCCGGCACGATTTTCAAGGTGGCTTTATGTAATTGCGGATCGCCTCTGTATCGCTTGGCTCCGAAGAAACCATCGACACACCGAACCGCTACAAGACGCTGACATCTCAGAAATAGAGATAGAAGTGTATTCCCGGTATATCGCGACGGAATACGAGAAAACTTTTGCCGAAGCGCGACGCGACTTGGTCGAAAAACTCCTTGCGAAGTTGAGAGAAACCAATCGGACAGTCATCACACTTCATTATCTTGAAGGGATGACATACACAGAGATGGGTGAATTTTTAGGTGTGTCGGAAAATACGATTAAAAGTCGTCTCCGTCGTGCAAGGCAACAGTTAAAGAAATATGCGTTCATGATTCCAGAAGCGTTAGACATCACAATTGTGAGCGGATATCGCTCCCAAAAACGTTTGAATGGAGATTTTGGAATGAAATTAACTTTTCAAAGAGATGAGTTGTTGTCCTCTCTACAGATGCTGCAGGGTGTCGCGAGTGGGCAGGATACCGCACCTATGCCATCAAATGTTCTCATCCATGCGGAGGGGAGCACGATTGAGTGTATGGCGGCGGATACCGAAATCGGCATCAGAAGGAGGGTTGAAGGGACAATTAAGGAGGAAGGAACGATTACCCTCCCTGCCCAAACATTGCGGGATATCGTTAAAGCGTGGCCCGCTGAGAAACCGATAGATTTGGCAACGACGACAGACGACAGGGTTGAAATCACTTGTGGGAATGACCTTTACAAAATCGTCGAGCTTGCTGATGAGGAATTCCCACAACTCCCTTCCGTTGATGATGGAGCTTTGGTGATTGATGGAGAAACCCTACGGTCTGTCCTTCATAAAACTGAATTTGCTGCATCCACGGAGAAAGTCCGGCGGACCTTCCTAAACGGACTCTATTTTAACCTCTTTGAGGACAGAACCGAGGTCGTTGGATGCGACGGTAAACAGATTGCCGTTGCTCAGTGCGAACCCTTCAGGTTGTCTGAGGATAACGATGGATTTATTGTCCCGCTCAAAGCCGTCAAAGGCATTGAACGAACGTTTGCTGATTCCTCGGAGGTCCGGATTTCACGCGTTGCGAACCAGATTCTTTTCGCCGATGCGCGTGCTACGTTAACAGCACGATTGGTGGATGCCGAATATCCGAAATATGAAAAAGTCTTTCCTGAGGCTCCTGAGATGCGGATAGTTGTGCAGAAAGAACCGATGTTGCGTGCGATCCAGAGGATGTCGCCGTTCTTGGATCCGAAATGCCCTGCGGTCTGTTTGGAAATAGATGAACAACAGATTCGGATGTCGCCGAGGGGTTCCGATCCAGATGAGAGGCATGAAACGTTAGCAGTGGAGTCCAGTACTGGAAGCATCCGTATCGGTTTTGATACTCGGTTGTTGATAGAGACACTCAGGCATATTGAAACGGAGTCTCTGATGATGGAGTTCTCTGGTGAGTTGGAACCTATGACTGTTACACCCCTGGGTGAGGAAGGACATATCTGCCTCATCATGCCGATGAGCTTGGACTGGGTGAGGAAGGACATATCTGCCTCATCATGCCGATGA
- a CDS encoding ABC transporter permease subunit, translating into MFRTLIRQELLIHLMSARFFAAVIITVLLVVANTFVLIGAHEERLADYNQKEAVNRETVDATPTYSILKLKVQRPPNPLSLFSAGLETRFGSDLDIAFDSVPALSNPLVDVRPEEEQWAFGSAPSVSSPGAPLGINNPYLHLFSQIDLVFIFQVVLSLIALLFAYDAIAGDWETGTLRLVLSHPIGRGNVLFAKYIAAMVCLLLPVLMSLLLALIQCSFARALQFTGDDFLRIGGIVLTTVVYLSVFYLIGLLVSTITRRAATSLMLCMFLWVILVLVYPNWSRFALNPEGDIRGEKRSAEQQISQIREAADRERHRFLANSPLKGEPPIFSDSEAFSGLFSGAGYFFLGDFPRVNLELKDVTHPLVPHLHHYYEFAAPLQIRNAEEVSFVGQQLVAQTSLRQAHWDARLMKFSPAGLYTFATAAWAGTDLASMVDYIQTAQAYRRTLIDTFHERDAFASQQWFAPNQGDIDWSILPRFHFERAEIGINAQRALPELFLLLCANIALFMAAFLVFIKVEV; encoded by the coding sequence ATGTTCCGGACGCTGATACGCCAAGAACTGTTGATTCATCTGATGAGTGCGCGTTTTTTTGCGGCGGTCATCATTACGGTCCTGCTTGTCGTTGCCAATACGTTTGTCTTAATCGGTGCACACGAAGAACGTCTCGCCGACTATAATCAGAAAGAAGCCGTGAATCGCGAGACGGTCGATGCAACCCCCACCTATTCGATCTTAAAGTTAAAGGTGCAACGTCCTCCGAACCCCCTAAGTCTCTTTAGTGCCGGCTTAGAAACACGTTTTGGTAGCGACCTTGACATAGCGTTTGACAGCGTGCCAGCCCTCTCAAACCCCCTCGTTGATGTCAGACCCGAGGAAGAACAGTGGGCGTTTGGCAGCGCCCCGTCCGTTTCAAGCCCAGGCGCACCCCTCGGTATAAATAATCCGTATCTGCATCTCTTTTCACAGATAGATCTGGTCTTTATCTTTCAGGTTGTGTTGAGTCTGATCGCCCTGCTTTTCGCTTATGATGCGATTGCGGGGGATTGGGAGACCGGTACCTTGCGTTTGGTGCTCTCACACCCCATCGGGCGCGGAAATGTGCTGTTTGCCAAATATATTGCGGCGATGGTTTGCCTGCTACTCCCCGTGTTGATGAGTCTATTGCTCGCACTGATTCAGTGTTCCTTCGCGCGCGCCTTACAATTCACTGGAGACGATTTTCTGCGAATCGGCGGCATTGTTTTGACGACAGTCGTCTATCTGTCAGTTTTCTATCTGATCGGTTTGCTTGTTTCCACAATAACCCGCCGTGCCGCTACATCTCTGATGCTCTGTATGTTTTTATGGGTGATTTTGGTACTCGTCTATCCAAACTGGAGTCGATTTGCTCTAAATCCAGAGGGTGACATACGTGGAGAAAAAAGATCCGCCGAGCAGCAAATATCGCAGATTCGGGAAGCGGCAGATCGAGAACGACACCGGTTCTTAGCCAATAGTCCGCTTAAGGGTGAGCCTCCGATATTTTCGGATTCTGAAGCGTTTTCAGGTCTCTTTAGTGGAGCAGGATATTTTTTTCTTGGGGATTTCCCTCGGGTTAACCTTGAATTGAAAGATGTAACGCACCCTTTAGTGCCACACTTGCACCATTATTATGAATTCGCCGCCCCCCTGCAAATCCGGAATGCCGAAGAGGTCAGTTTCGTCGGCCAGCAGTTAGTAGCACAGACCTCCCTCCGACAAGCACACTGGGATGCGCGTCTCATGAAGTTCAGCCCGGCGGGTCTTTATACGTTTGCCACTGCTGCGTGGGCAGGGACCGATTTAGCCAGCATGGTGGATTATATCCAAACCGCCCAGGCGTATCGCCGCACCCTCATTGACACCTTTCATGAGAGAGATGCATTCGCGAGCCAGCAGTGGTTTGCCCCGAATCAAGGGGATATAGACTGGTCGATCCTACCTCGTTTTCACTTTGAGCGAGCAGAAATTGGCATCAACGCCCAGCGCGCCCTACCTGAACTGTTTTTGCTGTTATGCGCCAATATCGCCCTATTCATGGCGGCGTTTTTGGTTTTTATCAAAGTTGAAGTATAG
- a CDS encoding ABC transporter ATP-binding protein: protein MRNTNTLPRRAVLRLIWQFIRIAPLPLSVTLLLRLINAANHGFSPVIIAGFTNALINAEGLLLWMGLYLGLMTLEILTDLFNGITQTWFSNKAVLHFQQDLLRQAGQTPLLHFLDPDFHDNLSRATQGFSDRVVSWFGSVLDNVHSVASVCGLLGAVYIISSNIWCMIALLVSSSIILFTRKPIARLELEQDRAAARPNRTQTAWAARLYERVNSPEVRLFTLQRWLLSKWENAYRQLATVEIGSLKRKTAWNALANLSSVFGYCVIVFIAARTAHDGDPEKIAGIFTGLIAAAAGLQGFLSYMARSMGNLAEQSGVLRDLATLFTTQSTQERSVSDTTEKHQEGQGEPQGIPQLATEVGEITVAMNDLSFQYPRAATQTLKEITAKIVPGEIVALVGKNGAGKTTLANILLGLYAPDSGTLTFSQGATASEKPTTSAVFQDFTKFLLPVRDNVGFADLNRMQDDTLMRHTLDRAGSTFAQELDTWLGHEFGGRDVSGGEWLRLAVARGLFRRSQFVVFDEPTAAIDPVAEVEMIRELLTKDASRATLVISHRLGVARLCDRILVLDEGRLVEDGTHEKLLATGGLYAEMWNAQASWYA, encoded by the coding sequence ATGAGAAACACAAACACATTACCGAGACGCGCAGTCCTTCGCTTAATTTGGCAATTTATACGGATCGCACCACTTCCCCTCTCTGTTACCCTTCTGCTCCGTTTAATAAACGCGGCAAATCACGGTTTTTCGCCGGTTATCATCGCCGGATTTACAAACGCGTTAATAAACGCTGAGGGCCTCCTTTTATGGATGGGGCTTTATCTCGGACTAATGACCTTGGAGATATTAACCGATCTTTTCAACGGTATAACACAGACGTGGTTCTCCAATAAAGCGGTGCTGCATTTCCAGCAGGATCTTCTGCGTCAAGCTGGACAAACACCACTGCTCCATTTTTTGGACCCTGACTTTCACGATAATCTTAGCCGAGCAACGCAAGGTTTCAGTGATCGCGTTGTCAGTTGGTTTGGGAGTGTTCTGGACAATGTCCATAGTGTCGCGAGCGTGTGTGGACTCTTGGGCGCAGTCTATATTATAAGTAGTAATATATGGTGTATGATTGCTCTGCTTGTCAGTTCTTCCATCATTCTCTTCACAAGGAAACCGATTGCGAGGCTTGAACTCGAACAGGACCGAGCGGCGGCACGTCCCAACCGAACACAGACAGCGTGGGCGGCTCGACTCTATGAACGTGTCAACAGTCCAGAGGTCCGCCTCTTTACACTCCAACGCTGGTTGCTTTCAAAGTGGGAAAACGCGTATCGTCAGCTCGCTACGGTGGAAATAGGATCACTTAAAAGGAAAACCGCTTGGAACGCACTCGCCAACCTCAGTTCTGTCTTCGGATATTGTGTGATCGTTTTCATCGCAGCCCGAACCGCGCATGATGGAGACCCTGAAAAAATCGCCGGTATCTTCACCGGTTTAATTGCCGCTGCCGCTGGATTACAAGGATTTCTCTCATATATGGCACGCTCTATGGGGAATCTCGCCGAACAGAGCGGCGTCTTACGCGACCTTGCGACGCTGTTCACAACGCAATCCACCCAAGAGCGTAGCGTTTCTGATACGACGGAGAAACATCAGGAGGGTCAGGGGGAACCACAAGGGATACCCCAACTCGCCACAGAAGTGGGAGAGATAACAGTCGCCATGAATGATCTCTCGTTCCAATATCCACGCGCAGCGACGCAGACGCTCAAGGAGATTACCGCGAAAATCGTCCCCGGCGAAATCGTTGCACTCGTCGGGAAAAATGGCGCAGGAAAGACAACACTCGCAAATATATTGCTCGGTTTGTACGCTCCAGATAGCGGAACACTCACGTTTTCGCAAGGTGCTACGGCTTCTGAAAAACCCACAACGAGTGCTGTCTTTCAGGACTTCACGAAGTTCCTACTGCCTGTTAGAGATAATGTCGGTTTTGCTGACCTGAACCGCATGCAAGACGACACCCTCATGCGGCACACGCTCGACAGAGCAGGTTCTACTTTTGCACAAGAACTTGACACTTGGCTCGGACACGAATTCGGTGGACGCGATGTGTCGGGTGGGGAATGGCTGCGCCTCGCCGTTGCGCGTGGACTTTTCCGACGGAGCCAATTCGTCGTGTTCGATGAACCCACTGCCGCCATCGACCCGGTTGCCGAAGTTGAAATGATCCGCGAATTGCTTACCAAAGACGCATCGCGTGCCACCCTTGTCATCTCACATCGGCTTGGTGTCGCCCGTCTCTGTGACAGAATTCTCGTTTTAGATGAAGGACGACTCGTTGAAGACGGCACACATGAAAAACTGCTTGCCACAGGCGGATTATACGCCGAAATGTGGAATGCCCAGGCATCCTGGTACGCTTAG
- a CDS encoding ABC transporter permease subunit, with protein sequence MVWHIVTRELLDHLTSLRFALTTFILVALMVTNAVVHLQTHPERVRKYSEKVNASQAELKSRTELYALLQKGPGKLYKRPSSLAFIAEGGEALLPDESVSGGFWRLYGLSYIWSLGVPRLNMEAISNLRPTATVIDWVFIVTYLLSFIPLLFTFDALSGERERGTLRLCLANSISRPALLVGKFLGSFITVLIAFYCAVLFNLAIISAESWTQLSGTDWGRLGLIVLIASCYAGIFVAIGLIISAMTRESRLSLVVLLLIWVTVVVFMPSTLGTLSTRWMPSIQTHHQFQMTKGAAFDQIRSDFLSKRERRQSAETSQKEVAGVDTSELDIQQEFVNKDMEIRERLSRQHLAAQSAQVLHARRITRCSPAAVVQYALESMAGTGFNRHLQFLEHCRLHIRQFRNFIVEMDRADPESLHFIGIRKGMSEKSVLPEAIPMFEDRVTFQDTLNPAIIDMLLLILLLGISLSGAFLVFLRSEV encoded by the coding sequence ATGGTTTGGCATATTGTAACACGCGAACTTTTAGACCATCTCACGAGTCTCCGATTCGCCTTAACCACGTTCATCCTCGTGGCATTAATGGTAACCAACGCCGTTGTGCATCTTCAGACCCATCCGGAACGGGTTCGAAAGTATTCCGAGAAGGTTAACGCCTCTCAGGCCGAGTTGAAATCCCGAACGGAGTTATATGCGCTACTGCAAAAGGGTCCCGGTAAACTTTACAAACGTCCTTCATCCCTTGCCTTCATTGCTGAGGGCGGGGAGGCGTTGCTACCGGACGAAAGCGTGAGTGGTGGCTTCTGGCGGTTATATGGCCTGAGCTATATCTGGTCGCTGGGTGTCCCACGTCTGAATATGGAGGCGATCAGTAATCTTCGTCCCACTGCCACGGTGATCGATTGGGTCTTTATTGTGACCTATCTGCTCTCTTTCATTCCGCTCCTGTTTACCTTTGACGCGCTCTCTGGGGAACGAGAACGCGGGACGCTGCGGCTGTGCCTTGCAAATTCGATTTCGCGACCTGCCCTGTTGGTCGGTAAATTCCTCGGCTCCTTCATCACAGTCCTCATCGCCTTCTATTGTGCCGTGTTGTTCAATCTCGCCATCATTTCTGCGGAAAGTTGGACGCAGCTCAGTGGAACGGACTGGGGACGTTTGGGACTCATCGTGCTGATTGCTTCTTGCTATGCTGGTATCTTTGTGGCAATTGGGCTTATCATCTCCGCTATGACCCGAGAAAGTCGGTTAAGTCTCGTTGTTCTGTTGCTTATTTGGGTGACTGTCGTCGTGTTTATGCCATCAACCCTCGGCACACTCTCCACAAGATGGATGCCTTCGATTCAAACACACCATCAATTTCAGATGACAAAAGGGGCTGCCTTCGACCAAATTAGGAGCGATTTCTTGAGCAAAAGAGAGCGCCGTCAATCGGCTGAAACCTCGCAAAAGGAAGTCGCAGGGGTAGATACTTCAGAATTGGACATCCAACAGGAGTTCGTTAACAAAGACATGGAGATTCGGGAGCGGTTGAGCCGCCAGCATCTCGCGGCGCAAAGTGCCCAAGTCTTGCACGCAAGACGGATAACCCGGTGTTCCCCTGCAGCGGTTGTCCAATATGCCCTTGAGTCCATGGCGGGTACCGGTTTTAATCGCCATTTGCAATTCTTAGAACACTGCCGCCTTCATATCCGACAGTTCCGAAACTTCATCGTTGAAATGGATCGGGCGGATCCAGAAAGCCTTCACTTCATCGGTATCCGGAAAGGCATGTCGGAAAAGTCCGTCTTACCGGAGGCTATTCCGATGTTTGAGGATAGGGTAACTTTCCAAGATACGCTCAATCCCGCTATAATAGATATGCTGTTACTCATTTTACTGCTCGGTATATCTCTTTCAGGGGCATTCCTCGTCTTCCTGCGTTCGGAGGTATAG
- a CDS encoding ABC transporter ATP-binding protein, producing the protein MNACKKKGNLGSGRIAVRLLGYLKPYWSLVLLCMLFQGGMRATFLVFPWMEGQFFDRVIGEKDADFLPILVGTWMAIAVVTYLTSIGFAYFFAKVTGQTRRDMQLQVYQHLRFLPCRFYDDHTTGQIMAYIDSDTASAAEGILASGWIILAGIEFAITLTVVFWVNPWLGLFSIPFTLAVVGLPVLFRRPVQNASKQVLQERESISSRLQEGIAGSREIKSLGHEMRDMGLIRRSIETLIRAEVHQRLIGGLTALGGLASWVGNPLFFFIGGKMVLDGHISLGFLWMANRYLNLLTVPLYQAQNEYQTLLRTSEGAKRVFMFLDENPTEPTDGIEAVDLQGQVRFEDVHFSYNGASEVLQNVSFEVQPGQIAALVGPSGAGKSTILNLIPRLYTPTQGQICVDEHDIATLNLSALRSQIGTVFQDPYLFSGSIEENIQMGARHPESVSKKDIVAAATAANAHGFITQLTDGYATEIGERGIRLSGGERQRIAIARVLIRNPKLLLLDEATSALDSETERVVTEALERLLKGRTSFVIAHRLSTVLNADVILAMENGKIVEIGTHQELLAQGRLYARLYHLQFAASEAPK; encoded by the coding sequence TTGAATGCGTGTAAAAAGAAAGGGAATTTGGGAAGTGGCAGAATTGCTGTCCGTTTGTTAGGCTATCTCAAACCGTATTGGAGCTTAGTCCTATTGTGTATGCTCTTCCAGGGCGGTATGCGCGCTACCTTTCTGGTCTTCCCATGGATGGAAGGGCAGTTTTTTGACAGAGTCATTGGTGAGAAAGATGCCGATTTTCTGCCAATTCTTGTTGGGACATGGATGGCTATTGCGGTCGTCACTTATCTCACATCGATTGGATTCGCGTATTTTTTCGCAAAGGTCACAGGTCAAACCCGCCGTGACATGCAACTACAGGTCTACCAACATCTGCGATTCTTACCGTGCCGTTTTTACGATGACCACACAACAGGACAGATCATGGCTTACATCGATTCCGATACGGCATCTGCTGCTGAAGGGATTTTGGCGAGCGGGTGGATTATCCTTGCAGGAATTGAATTTGCCATTACCCTGACAGTTGTGTTCTGGGTGAATCCATGGTTGGGTCTGTTTAGTATTCCGTTTACCCTCGCTGTGGTGGGTCTCCCAGTTCTCTTCCGAAGGCCTGTCCAAAACGCTTCAAAGCAGGTCTTACAGGAGAGAGAAAGTATTTCGTCACGGCTCCAAGAAGGCATTGCGGGGTCCCGGGAGATTAAATCTCTCGGTCATGAGATGCGAGATATGGGACTCATCCGACGTTCCATAGAAACCCTCATTCGTGCAGAAGTCCATCAAAGGTTAATCGGAGGATTGACAGCACTCGGTGGTCTTGCTTCTTGGGTGGGCAATCCGCTTTTCTTTTTTATCGGTGGAAAAATGGTGCTTGATGGACACATCAGCCTCGGGTTTTTATGGATGGCAAATCGTTATTTGAATCTACTCACCGTCCCCCTGTATCAAGCCCAAAATGAATACCAAACACTCCTCAGAACCAGCGAGGGGGCAAAACGGGTTTTTATGTTCCTCGACGAAAATCCAACGGAACCCACTGATGGTATTGAGGCTGTTGACTTGCAGGGACAGGTCCGGTTTGAGGATGTCCACTTCAGCTATAACGGAGCCTCGGAAGTCCTGCAGAACGTCAGTTTTGAGGTGCAGCCGGGTCAAATCGCGGCACTTGTGGGACCCAGTGGCGCAGGGAAAAGCACAATTCTCAACCTCATTCCGCGTCTCTATACCCCGACCCAAGGACAGATTTGTGTTGATGAACACGATATCGCAACGCTCAATCTGAGTGCCTTGCGTTCCCAGATCGGCACGGTGTTTCAAGATCCTTATCTCTTCTCGGGTTCAATTGAGGAAAACATCCAAATGGGGGCACGACACCCAGAGAGTGTAAGCAAGAAGGATATCGTTGCCGCCGCTACAGCCGCAAACGCCCACGGATTTATCACACAACTCACAGATGGCTACGCCACGGAGATAGGCGAGCGGGGTATCAGGCTCTCCGGCGGCGAAAGACAACGGATTGCTATTGCTCGTGTGCTGATTCGGAATCCGAAACTTCTCCTTTTAGATGAAGCCACTTCCGCACTCGATTCGGAGACGGAACGGGTCGTTACGGAGGCCTTAGAGCGATTGCTGAAGGGAAGGACTTCCTTTGTGATCGCACACCGGTTGTCTACCGTGCTAAATGCTGATGTGATTCTTGCCATGGAGAACGGCAAAATTGTGGAAATAGGGACGCATCAAGAGTTGCTGGCTCAGGGTAGACTCTATGCTCGGTTGTACCACTTACAATTCGCGGCATCCGAGGCTCCAAAATAG